CAGGAACGCGCGCACCAGCTCGCGGGCGAGCTCGACCCCCACCACCCGGCCTCCGAGGACCAGCACGTTCATGTCGTCGTGCTCGACCCCTTGATGTGCGGAGTAGGTGTCGTGACAGAGCCCGGCGCGGATGCCCGGGATGCGGTTCGCGGCCATGGATGCCCCGACCCCGCTTCCGCAGATCAGGATGCCGCGGTCGGCCCTCGATTCGCGAAGCGCGGTCGCCACCGCCTCCGCGTAATCGGGATAGTCG
The sequence above is a segment of the Vicinamibacteria bacterium genome. Coding sequences within it:
- the rpiB gene encoding ribose 5-phosphate isomerase B; its protein translation is MRIAIGSDHAGFELKEAVKPFLSRKNHEILDVGTHRQDPVDYPDYAEAVATALRESRADRGILICGSGVGASMAANRIPGIRAGLCHDTYSAHQGVEHDDMNVLVLGGRVVGVELARELVRAFL